One Eublepharis macularius isolate TG4126 chromosome 6, MPM_Emac_v1.0, whole genome shotgun sequence DNA segment encodes these proteins:
- the LOC129331998 gene encoding cytochrome P450 2K6-like has product MSKKAKVQKEIEEAFGPTQSISYQYRMKTPYTFATIHEAMRFKCVLLAGNPRVCLKDINILGSHIPKDTTVVPDVQSVCFDPKLWETPQKFNPNHFLDKNGQFVDREELLLFGAGARACVGKELAKMELFIFLTNLLRTFNFRLPEGVEEVSTKPVLGLTMTPQHYKCWKGCGKIGTFSHC; this is encoded by the exons ATGTC GAAAAAAG CGAAAGTCCAGAAGGAGATAGAAGAAGCTTTTGGTCCCACGCAATCGATCAGCTATCAATATCGGATGAAAACTCCCTACACATTTGCAACGATTCATGAGGCCATGCGTTTCAAGTGTGTTTTATTAGCTGGGAATCCTAGAGTATGTCTGAAGGATATAAACATTCTGGGTTCTCATATCCCTAAG GACACCACTGTTGTTCCAGATGTACAGTCAGTTTGTTTTGATCCCAAGCTATGGGAGACCCCTCAAAAGTTCAACCCAAATCATTTTTTGGACAAGAATGGACAATTTGTGGATAGAGAAGAACTTTTGCTCTTTGGTGCAG GAGCCCGTGCATGTGTGGGGAAAGAGTTGGCGAAGATGGAGCTCTTCATCTTCTTAACCAATCTGTTGAGAACATTCAACTTCAGGCTTCCAGAAGGAGTGGAGGAAGTCAGCACAAAGCCTGTATTAGGATTGACAATGACTCCACAACATTATAAA tgttggaaaggctgtgggAAGATTGGAACATTCTCTCACTGTTAG
- the LOC129331997 gene encoding cytochrome P450 2J2-like, which translates to MHLKTTKKAAQVYGNIYTVWGGPEPMVILSGFKAIKEALVKNSENFAGRPVTPFFKVVTKEKGIIFSSGHTWKQQRKFGLVTLRKLGLGKKGVENQIQEEAQQLVETFARAKGQPIDPSIHITNSVSNVVCALVFGHRYSVEDEEFLQLMESADYSIKFGGTIFHLLYEVLPGIMKHISWPYKKAFDAVDVVLSLARKEIEMHRRQLAEHDPRDYIDYYLLQMEKSKNDPTSTYTEENLVQCISDIIIAGTDTTSGTLQWTMLLMLVHQDVQGHCRRQGLWCLRQLPSHVRALRVCHGLRNDVIV; encoded by the exons GCCGCACAGGTCTATGGAAACATTTACACTGTATGGGGAGGACCTGAGCCCATGGTAATATTGTCTGGATTCAAAGCAATAAAAGAAGCGTTGGTAAAGAATTCAGAAAACTTCGCTGGACGACCAGTGACCCCTTTCTTTAAAGTTGTAACCAAAGAAAAGG GTATTATATTCTCAAGTGGTCACACCTGGAAGCAGCAGCGGAAGTTTGGGCTAGTTACCCTGcggaagctggggctggggaagaAAGGCGTGGAGAACCAAATACAAGAGGAGGCCCAACAGCTTGTTGAGACTTTTGCTCGTGCAAAGG GGCAGCCAATTGACCCTTCAATACACATCACAAATTCCGTCTCTAATGTAGTATGCGCTCTGGTTTTTGGACACCGGTATTCTGTTGAGGATGAGGAATTTCTCCAGCTGATGGAATCCGCTGATTATAGCATAAAATTTGGAGGTACCATCTTTCATCTT CTGTATGAAGTGCTCCCAGGGATCATGAAACATATCTCATGGCCATACAAGAAGGCATTTGATGCTGTAGATGTTGTGCTTTCACTTGCAAGGAAAGAGATAGAAATGCACAGAAGGCAACTGGCAGAGCATGATCCAAGAGATTACATCGATTACTATCTGCTTCAGATGGAGAAA AGCAAGAATGACCCCACCTCAACATATACTGAGGAGAACCTGGTTCAGTGTATTTCTGACATCATTATTGCCGGAACGGACACTACCAGCGGCACATTGCAGTGGACAATGCTTCTCATGTTGGTTCATCAAGATGTCCAAG gtcactgccggcgccagggtctcTGGTGCCTGCGGCAACTCCCCTCCCACGTGCGCGCACTACGCGTGTGCCATGGACTACGCAATGACGTCatcgtgtga